Within Deinococcus actinosclerus, the genomic segment CGAATTTCTGGAGAATCAATGGCTTGCGCTTGTCATGGCGGTCGGTAGCGAGATTGAAGTGACTGACCCTGTAGCGGCCGCACACCTGTATCTCAAAGCTACCCATCTCAACCCCCTCTTTGAATCAGCCTGGAGCGCAGCTATCACCGCCTATGCGAAAGCCGGGCTCTCACATCTCAGCCAGCACACCAGATCGACCGCAAAACGCGTTCTGAACGGCGAAATCTCTCATTAGCCCAGCTGTAACCGTACGACATTGAAACCAGACCAGACACATTGGCCATCAGTTAACCGGGTATGCGCCACACTGAGCGCAGTCAAAAGGACCGGAGGTTAGAGGATATGAAGAGTGTTCTAGGACGTAGCGTTATTCTTGTCTTGTTCCTTTTTACACAGGTCAAGGCTGCGCCCGATCTCCACGCTGCGTTTGACTGCTGCATCACCGGTCAAGGGCCAGCGACCCTCAAGACTACCAAATAACTTCACCTTCTTCGTTCGCGGTTTTGAGTCGAGCGTCTCCTCCAGCGTCTTCCCGATTCGTTTTCCAGCTCGTCATCTTGTTCGTCTTCTTCAGCGTTTTCTCTTCCGTCTTCTTTCGTTTTCTCTGACTCTGGGGGTTCCGGGCGCGCAGCCGGAACCCCCGGCCGCGTGTGGGGCCGGTCGTGCTCAGCTGGGCATGGTCGGCCCTGCTCTTTCCTGGCTGGCGCGCAGGGCGCTGAGGATGGCGGCGGCGATTTCCTCGACGCTGGCGCTGGTGGTGTCGCGGACAGGAAGGCCGGCACGCTGGAAGAGGCGCTCGGCGCGGCGGACCTCGTGTTCGCACTGTTCGAGGCTGGCGTAGCGGCTGCCGGGTTTGCGCTGAGTGCGGATGGCGTGCAGGCGGCGGGGGTCGATGGTCAGGGCGTGGAGTTTATGCCGGTGCGCTTCGAGCGGCAGGGGCAGGCCGGTGCGCTCGAAGTCGTCCTCGGCCAGGGGGTAGTTGCTGGCGCGGACGCCGTGCTGGAGGGCCAGGAAGAGGCTGGTGGGGGTCTTGCCGGCGCGGGAGACGCCCACCAGGATGACGTCGCTGTGGGCGTACTGTTTGTCGCCGATGCCGTCGTCGGTGGCGAGGGCGAAGTCGAGGGCGTCCATGCGGGAGAGGTAGGCTTCGCTGTCGTGCATGTCGTGGTGCCGGCCGATCTGACGGACGGCGGGCAGGCCGAACTGCCGTTCGAGCACGCTCAGGCCGGGGCCGAGCAGGTCGAAGACCTCGGCGGGGGCGGTCTGGAGTTCGCG encodes:
- a CDS encoding pyruvate, water dikinase regulatory protein, encoding MPDPRTVLIVSDHTGLTAENMARALLAHFPDQPLRYLRRPFTADLQAARAVCREVTALFGRGEQPIIFTTVTQPDVLRELQTAPAEVFDLLGPGLSVLERQFGLPAVRQIGRHHDMHDSEAYLSRMDALDFALATDDGIGDKQYAHSDVILVGVSRAGKTPTSLFLALQHGVRASNYPLAEDDFERTGLPLPLEAHRHKLHALTIDPRRLHAIRTQRKPGSRYASLEQCEHEVRRAERLFQRAGLPVRDTTSASVEEIAAAILSALRASQERAGPTMPS